One segment of Primulina huaijiensis isolate GDHJ02 unplaced genomic scaffold, ASM1229523v2 scaffold25443, whole genome shotgun sequence DNA contains the following:
- the LOC140967516 gene encoding serine/threonine-protein kinase AFC2-like isoform X3, whose protein sequence is MMKVLNVMHDLRMIHTDLKPENILLVSPGYVKVPEYKDSLRSQSGSYYKRIPKSSAIKVIDFGSTTYDIQGQSYIVSTRHYRAPEVILGLGWSYPCDIWSVGCILVELCTGEALFQTHENLEHLAMMERVLGPLPHHMLKRAVGHAEKYIRRGRLDWPEGATSRDSIKTVSKLPRLPNLIMHHVDHSAGDLIKLLQGLLRYDPSDRMSAREALGHPFFKESSRTVLI, encoded by the exons TTATGCACGATCTGCGCATGATCCACACGGATTTGAAGCCTGAGAATATTCTACTAGTCTCACCCGGGTACGTCAAAGTTCCGGAGTACAAG GATTCGTTGAGGTCCCAAAGTGGGTCCTACTACAAGAGAATTCCCAAGTCAAGTGCCATAAAGGTCATTGATTTTGGTAGCACAACTTATGACATACAGGGTCAGTCATACATTGTGTCAACCCGACATTACAGAGCTCCAGAAGTCATTTTAG GACTTGGGTGGAGTTATCCTTGTGACATATGGAGTGTTGGTTGTATTTTAGTGGAACTTTGCACG GGTGAAGCATTATTCCAAACACACGAGAACTTGGAACACCTCGCCATGATGGAGAGAGTCCTTGGACCCTTACCTCACCACATGTTGAAGAGAGCTGT TGGACATGCTGAGAAGTACATTAGAAGGGGCAGGTTGGACTGGCCCGAGGGAGCAACATCTAGAGATAGTATTAAAACTGTTTCAAAGCTGCCTCGGCTTCCAAACTTGATTATGCATCATGTAGACCATTCAGCTGGAGATCTCATTAAATTACTGCAAGGTCTTCTGAGATACGACCCTTCGGATAGAATGTCAGCTCGGGAAGCCCTCGGGCACCCCTTTTTCAAGGAATCATCTAGAACAGTTTTGATTTGA